A section of the Lineus longissimus chromosome 1, tnLinLong1.2, whole genome shotgun sequence genome encodes:
- the LOC135486152 gene encoding hepatocyte growth factor-regulated tyrosine kinase substrate-like isoform X1 translates to MFSSRSSAFDRALEKATSQLLLEPDWDAILTICDAIRQGDATPKYALAAIKKKLASENPHVCMFALQVLESAVKNCGSTIHGEVGSKEFMEFLKDQAKTRTDPVKPKILELIQVWSHAFRNDPSLRAVQDTFHLMKVEGYSFPALKESDAMFSAERAPEWKDGEVCHRCRVAFGMVQRKHHCRNCGEIFCAKCSAKTSIIPKYGIEKEVRVCDGCYGLLNKPSSAVKGKPSEDDLPSEYLSSSLSQQAQSPAPTQRSTKEQELQEEEELQLAIALSQSEAESKEKESSKSDRNRDRMRQNYSLYTGSPERNTSPAPLTNSGSAPMLDTSDMDPELARYLNRNYWDKKSNEQSRNTATTSPTPSAPTASSEPKVVNKVQENYQNGETSEDSEQFLAALKGSIEIFVNRMKSNSQRGRSLNNDSSVQTLFRTINDMHPQLMKYMNEQEELRGHYESLQDKLAQLKDAREALNALREDYQEKKRLEEEAKERERQIQMAQKLEVMRVKKHEYLEFQRQLAIQRMAEQKHELQMRLEQQKQLTQMRQMQQYVYANPQQQQFIHPGQGFSPAGSLESSPVHRFQQQQQPGMYNPQQPMSMPVGQMGMGVQPPGGAAPTTGYSQQNYQQPTGQTASTTTTYQTPPPGGYQPPVSTYQGVQGPYPASSQPSMQQPPSGVQSGYMGQQQHMDYQNFNMQNMGNALPQQQPLPQQTGPGGPYNQQPQYMPQQGGVPGQYVQGGIPGQSLPQDGGHPQQQLVQSGSEQLICFD, encoded by the exons ATGTTTTCTAGTAGATCTTCTGCATTTGATCGAGCTTTAG aaaaagCTACCAGCCAACTATTGCTCGAACCTGATTGGGATGCTATTCTGACCATCTGTGATGCAATTCGTCAAGGAGATGCTAC gccCAAGTATGCTTTGGCTGCTATAAAGAAGAAGTTGGCAAGTGAGAACCCTCATGTGTGCATGTTTGCACTTCAG GTTCTGGAATCTGCCGTGAAAAATTGTGGGTCGACTATCCACGGAGAGGTTGGCAGCAAGGAGTTTATGGAATTCTTGAAAGACCAGGCAAAG ACAAGAACTGATCCAGTGAAACCCAAGATCCTTGAACTGATTCAGGTGTGGTCACACGCGTTCAGAAACGACCCTAGTCTCCGAGCTGTCCAGGATACATTCCACCTCATGAAGGTCGAAG GGTATTCTTTCCCGGCTCTGAAAGAGTCTGATGCCATGTTTTCTGCTGAGAGAGCACCAGAATGGAAAGATGGTGAAGTCTGCCACAGATGTCGGGTGGCATTTGGAATGGTCCAGCGCAAG CACCATTGTCGCAATTGTGGAGAGATTTTCTGCGCTAAGTGTTCTGCCAAGACGTCTATCATACCCAAATATGGTATCGAGAAAGAAGTGCGTGTTTGTGATGGCTGTTATGGACTTCTAAACAA GCCATCATCTGCTGTGAAAGGGAAACCATCTGAAGATGACCTGCCTTCAGAGTACCTGTCAAGCAGTCTGTCTCAGCAGGCTCAG AGCCCTGCACCCACCCAGCGATCGACAAAAGAACAAGAGCTTCAAGAGGAAGAGGAACTGCAGTTGGCTATTGCTTTGTCACAGAGCGAAGCTGAGAGCAAGGAAAAAGAG TCTAGCAAGTCTGACCGAAAT AGAGATCGAATGCGTCAGAACTACAGCCTGTACACTGGATCGCCAGAGAGAAATACCTCACCAGCACCCCTCACAAATTCA GGTTCTGCGCCGATGTTGGACACGAGTGACATGGACCCAGAGCTAGCCAGGTATCTGAACAGGAATTACTGGGACAAGAAGAGTAATGAGCAGAGCAGGAACACTGCCACCACAAGCCCCACTCCGAGCGCCCCGACAGCTTCATCAGAACCCAAGGTCGTCAACAAAGTACAGGAG AACTACCAAAACGGAGAGACAAGTGAAGATTCGGAGCAGTTTCTTGCGGCCCTGAAGGGTAGCATTGAGATCTTTGTCAATCGTATGAAGAGCAACTCGCAAAGAGGCCGTAGCCTCAACAATGATTCATCGGTGCAGACGCTGTTCCGCACGATCAACGACATGCATCCACAACTCATGAAGTACATGAATGAACAGGAGGAATTGAGAG GTCATTATGAGAGTCTACAAGATAAATTAGCGCAGCTCAAGGATGCACGGGAAGCTCTGAATGCCCTGAGGGAAGATTACCAGGAGAAGAAACGGTTGGAGGAAGAGGCGAAAGAAAGAGAGAGGCAGATTCAGATGGCGCAGAAACTCGAGGTCATGAGAGTCAAGAAACAT GAGTACCTTGAGTTCCAACGTCAGCTGGCCATCCAGCGCATGGCCGAGCAGAAGCATGAACTGCAGATGCGACTGGAGCAACAGAAGCAACTGACTCAGATGAGGCAGATGCAGCAATATGTCTACGCCAATCCACAG CAACAGCAGTTCATCCACCCTGGGCAAGGATTTAGCCCTGCAGGCTCCCTTGAGAGTTCTCCAGTACATCGATTCCAGCAACAGCAACAGCCTGGGATGTATAACCCACAGCAACCCATGAGTATGCCTGTTGGACAGATGGGAATGGGTGTTCAGCCACCAGGTGGAGCTGCCCCAACAACCGGGTACAGCCAGCAAAATTACCAACAGCCAACTGGTCAGACTGCGAGCACGACAACGACATACCAAACACCACCCCCAGGTGGATATCAGCCGCCTGTTTCCACGTACCAGGGAGTGCAGGGGCCCTACCCGGCTAGCTCGCAGCCTTCGATGCAGCAGCCCCCTAGTGGTGTCCAGTCTGGGTATATGGGGCAACAACAGCATATGGACTACCAAAACTTCAACATGCAGA ATATGGGGAATGCATTACCACAGCAACAGCCCCTACCCCAACAAACAGGACCAGGCGGGCCGTACAACCAACAACCCCAATATATGCCCCAACAGGGTGGCGTGCCAGGGCAGTATGTACAAGGGGGAATCCCTGGTCAGTCCCTGCCACAAGATGGTGGCCATCCTCAGCAACAACTGGTGCAATCAGGGTCTGAACAACTAATCTGTTTTGATTAG
- the LOC135486152 gene encoding hepatocyte growth factor-regulated tyrosine kinase substrate-like isoform X2 encodes MFSSRSSAFDRALEKATSQLLLEPDWDAILTICDAIRQGDATPKYALAAIKKKLASENPHVCMFALQVLESAVKNCGSTIHGEVGSKEFMEFLKDQAKTRTDPVKPKILELIQVWSHAFRNDPSLRAVQDTFHLMKVEGYSFPALKESDAMFSAERAPEWKDGEVCHRCRVAFGMVQRKHHCRNCGEIFCAKCSAKTSIIPKYGIEKEVRVCDGCYGLLNKPSSAVKGKPSEDDLPSEYLSSSLSQQAQSPAPTQRSTKEQELQEEEELQLAIALSQSEAESKEKERDRMRQNYSLYTGSPERNTSPAPLTNSGSAPMLDTSDMDPELARYLNRNYWDKKSNEQSRNTATTSPTPSAPTASSEPKVVNKVQENYQNGETSEDSEQFLAALKGSIEIFVNRMKSNSQRGRSLNNDSSVQTLFRTINDMHPQLMKYMNEQEELRGHYESLQDKLAQLKDAREALNALREDYQEKKRLEEEAKERERQIQMAQKLEVMRVKKHEYLEFQRQLAIQRMAEQKHELQMRLEQQKQLTQMRQMQQYVYANPQQQQFIHPGQGFSPAGSLESSPVHRFQQQQQPGMYNPQQPMSMPVGQMGMGVQPPGGAAPTTGYSQQNYQQPTGQTASTTTTYQTPPPGGYQPPVSTYQGVQGPYPASSQPSMQQPPSGVQSGYMGQQQHMDYQNFNMQNMGNALPQQQPLPQQTGPGGPYNQQPQYMPQQGGVPGQYVQGGIPGQSLPQDGGHPQQQLVQSGSEQLICFD; translated from the exons ATGTTTTCTAGTAGATCTTCTGCATTTGATCGAGCTTTAG aaaaagCTACCAGCCAACTATTGCTCGAACCTGATTGGGATGCTATTCTGACCATCTGTGATGCAATTCGTCAAGGAGATGCTAC gccCAAGTATGCTTTGGCTGCTATAAAGAAGAAGTTGGCAAGTGAGAACCCTCATGTGTGCATGTTTGCACTTCAG GTTCTGGAATCTGCCGTGAAAAATTGTGGGTCGACTATCCACGGAGAGGTTGGCAGCAAGGAGTTTATGGAATTCTTGAAAGACCAGGCAAAG ACAAGAACTGATCCAGTGAAACCCAAGATCCTTGAACTGATTCAGGTGTGGTCACACGCGTTCAGAAACGACCCTAGTCTCCGAGCTGTCCAGGATACATTCCACCTCATGAAGGTCGAAG GGTATTCTTTCCCGGCTCTGAAAGAGTCTGATGCCATGTTTTCTGCTGAGAGAGCACCAGAATGGAAAGATGGTGAAGTCTGCCACAGATGTCGGGTGGCATTTGGAATGGTCCAGCGCAAG CACCATTGTCGCAATTGTGGAGAGATTTTCTGCGCTAAGTGTTCTGCCAAGACGTCTATCATACCCAAATATGGTATCGAGAAAGAAGTGCGTGTTTGTGATGGCTGTTATGGACTTCTAAACAA GCCATCATCTGCTGTGAAAGGGAAACCATCTGAAGATGACCTGCCTTCAGAGTACCTGTCAAGCAGTCTGTCTCAGCAGGCTCAG AGCCCTGCACCCACCCAGCGATCGACAAAAGAACAAGAGCTTCAAGAGGAAGAGGAACTGCAGTTGGCTATTGCTTTGTCACAGAGCGAAGCTGAGAGCAAGGAAAAAGAG AGAGATCGAATGCGTCAGAACTACAGCCTGTACACTGGATCGCCAGAGAGAAATACCTCACCAGCACCCCTCACAAATTCA GGTTCTGCGCCGATGTTGGACACGAGTGACATGGACCCAGAGCTAGCCAGGTATCTGAACAGGAATTACTGGGACAAGAAGAGTAATGAGCAGAGCAGGAACACTGCCACCACAAGCCCCACTCCGAGCGCCCCGACAGCTTCATCAGAACCCAAGGTCGTCAACAAAGTACAGGAG AACTACCAAAACGGAGAGACAAGTGAAGATTCGGAGCAGTTTCTTGCGGCCCTGAAGGGTAGCATTGAGATCTTTGTCAATCGTATGAAGAGCAACTCGCAAAGAGGCCGTAGCCTCAACAATGATTCATCGGTGCAGACGCTGTTCCGCACGATCAACGACATGCATCCACAACTCATGAAGTACATGAATGAACAGGAGGAATTGAGAG GTCATTATGAGAGTCTACAAGATAAATTAGCGCAGCTCAAGGATGCACGGGAAGCTCTGAATGCCCTGAGGGAAGATTACCAGGAGAAGAAACGGTTGGAGGAAGAGGCGAAAGAAAGAGAGAGGCAGATTCAGATGGCGCAGAAACTCGAGGTCATGAGAGTCAAGAAACAT GAGTACCTTGAGTTCCAACGTCAGCTGGCCATCCAGCGCATGGCCGAGCAGAAGCATGAACTGCAGATGCGACTGGAGCAACAGAAGCAACTGACTCAGATGAGGCAGATGCAGCAATATGTCTACGCCAATCCACAG CAACAGCAGTTCATCCACCCTGGGCAAGGATTTAGCCCTGCAGGCTCCCTTGAGAGTTCTCCAGTACATCGATTCCAGCAACAGCAACAGCCTGGGATGTATAACCCACAGCAACCCATGAGTATGCCTGTTGGACAGATGGGAATGGGTGTTCAGCCACCAGGTGGAGCTGCCCCAACAACCGGGTACAGCCAGCAAAATTACCAACAGCCAACTGGTCAGACTGCGAGCACGACAACGACATACCAAACACCACCCCCAGGTGGATATCAGCCGCCTGTTTCCACGTACCAGGGAGTGCAGGGGCCCTACCCGGCTAGCTCGCAGCCTTCGATGCAGCAGCCCCCTAGTGGTGTCCAGTCTGGGTATATGGGGCAACAACAGCATATGGACTACCAAAACTTCAACATGCAGA ATATGGGGAATGCATTACCACAGCAACAGCCCCTACCCCAACAAACAGGACCAGGCGGGCCGTACAACCAACAACCCCAATATATGCCCCAACAGGGTGGCGTGCCAGGGCAGTATGTACAAGGGGGAATCCCTGGTCAGTCCCTGCCACAAGATGGTGGCCATCCTCAGCAACAACTGGTGCAATCAGGGTCTGAACAACTAATCTGTTTTGATTAG